A genomic window from Borrelia hispanica CRI includes:
- a CDS encoding phage terminase large subunit family protein, with the protein LTREYVRLRDNMENYFRIAPTRPKTNKHARIVSLLTPFSYNKMHLLDYSSRSVFSDIYSYNGDGKVHDDALDALSAAYLIMSLNYRDRSQHFTKFTFI; encoded by the coding sequence TTGACACGTGAATATGTTAGACTTCGAGATAATATGGAAAATTACTTTAGAATTGCACCAACAAGACCAAAAACAAATAAACATGCAAGAATTGTTTCTTTATTAACACCATTTAGTTATAACAAGATGCATTTATTAGATTATAGTAGTCGTTCTGTATTTAGTGATATTTATTCATATAATGGAGATGGCAAAGTTCATGATGATGCTCTTGATGCATTATCAGCAGCATATTTAATTATGTCTTTAAATTATCGTGATAGAAGTCAACATTTTACTAAATTTACTTTCATTTAG